From the Rhea pennata isolate bPtePen1 chromosome 1, bPtePen1.pri, whole genome shotgun sequence genome, the window tgtttcagttacagaaaacaaactgtgcTGTGGTACCTACATTATATTCCTGACTGAAAGCTGATTcatgagaattttattttaaacataactcttttcatatttctatCTTTGGAAGCCTGATTAATAAGACAAGCTGACCTCTTCAGTAGGTTTTATAGAAGGAACACTAGAGGAATTCTGAATAGTTTTCTTTGAGCTAGAAGTTGGTGCTAACATACTGCTACTGTTTGGTACGTGCTTAGTCAGAATTCATATTATTGTATTGTTTGTGGTGATGTTTTATAGCATGAGATATTTGGTTATGTCATACTACTGggattatttaaaatagtagAAAGAAACTGTCAAGAATGTGAAGAAACAGAAttgttatttcaaatatttacatgccaaatagacttttaaaatcttatttctatttttgtagaTAATTATGTATGCTGTAGACAGGATTTACAATCATTATTATGCTGCTATGACTGGACGGATGCAGTTTACAAATCCCGATCCCAGATCTGGTGATGGTTCGCTGGATATCCTGAATTTAAAATCAGCAGACACAGGCACATACCAGTGTAAAGTGAAGAAGGCTCCTGGAGTTCAAAGCCAAAAAATACAATTGACTGTACTTGGTAAGTAAACAGTGTTCTTGAATTTTTCAATGATGTTTCTATGCATTCCGCCATCCTGGATGTCATATATGCAAAGAAAACTTCTGTAGGACAAAATCATAGATTATAAATACGTGGTGTTACCTCCATTTTTTGAGACATTCCTTGGgaggaaaatctcttttttttttttttttaaaggggagaatgaaaggaataataatgaggattttttttgttttaagacttgcatttcaaaaaaacTCTTTCCATGCAAAGAAAGTTAGGTGCACAAATTTGACTTCAGCTTTAATTAAACATATTTACCAATTAGAACAGTAAGCATTTTGATTGTGACTGTTACTAATgaataacattttctgtgttaGTAAAGCCAGCAAGGACTAAATGCTCCATTGAAGGATCACAGGAGATCGGAAATGACATTATATTAAAATGCACATCGCAAGAAGGATCCCCTCTTTTATCTTATGACTGGAGAAGAACAGCTGGCACACAAGAACTTCCTGCCACTTCTATGCTGAGTATTGTCAAACTTTGTTATTTAGTACTCTGAAATACTTAAGAAAGATTACATTCATATTTTTGGCTCATTGTGACTTGTGAGTAACTCCTGCTTAGTTTTAGCATTGAATGTTCAAGATGGATGTCACCCCTGTCCTGTCTTTTCACTAGATAATGTAACTGATGTCTGagacaaacttttttcttcagaataaaaatttacTGCAACGAATGTATAGAGCTTTAAGTTCAGAGAGATTCTTACCATTAGGCTCCAGAATCATGCTCATTCCTGCATGACTGTTGCAGCTTTTCTTGCTCGTTTATCTTTAGCTGCTTTTCTACCCAGTTGAACAGTGGAAAAGAGTCAGAATGGACTCTAGGCCAGTGGTTAGAGATACCTTCATGAACAGGATATTGAAAGCTTGAATTTTTACTAACTAAAGGAGAGAGTGATCTTAAGTCTTCACCTCCTGGGCAAGTGACTGAACTTCTGTAAGATGGGTTCATCTCTTTGCAACAAAAGTTTTCACAAGTAAAAGGGGAGAGGAGGCTTATCCTGTTTTGGAATAAGCTAACATCCAGGAAATGGTTCTGTTATAAATTCTGAATGATAGATTCCAAATTAATATGGTGGATTTATTGGACTCCCTTGTGAAAACTTCAGAACCTTAATTTGTGAGTTTTGGTTTTGTAAAACTTTCTGGTGTAGTATTTCTCAGTACCCATTCTTTTGGATCTTGTTTGTAGTTACAAAAACCTTAACCCTTGAGACATGGGTTTGCCTTGCATATTtgagcagttaaaaaaaaaaaaatctccttatAAGTAGACACACTTAAGTTATGCACAGCATATAGGACTGAATATATAGCATGGTATCATGTCTCTAAGAGTAACCGAAGTGGATATCTATAGGAAGGAGAATAAGAATTTGTGTGGTACTGGTCTCCTCATCTGCCTCAGGAAATTCCAACAGTTATggaagaatagatttttttttttttaatttgtttttttttttttttgacaaaaaaatcacagaagtgAGAGATGggattattttgtcttttggaCTTCCTGTTCTCCTTTGAACTTTTATAAACTATCAGTATCTGTAATATCCCATTACATAGATCTCTGAAGTTTAGCTACATGTTTGAAGAACCTCATACTGTGTTTCGTTTTGAACTTGCCTCTTGGTAGTGCCATTTGATACCCCATTTCTTGTTTTGATGGTGAAGAGTTGATCCCTGATTTCCTTCTCTATGCCACTCAAGATCTTAGGCttgctgttttccctttcttctccgTATTCCAAATTTGTCTTAtggtaaataaaaatcagttgaCCATATTAGTGCTGAACAAGAGTGAATGAAGAGGTAACATCTGATGTGTAACCTGACATAGCCTTTTGTGTTTTGGATAATCTCTATATTCTTGGATGTTCAACTGAAACATTAAATAAGTACTCCTTGTCTAACTGAAGGAGGGATAGTATCTTACAGCTTTGACCTTTTAAGTGCTGATGGCAAGACTCTTAGCTATATAACCCTGTGAGCATTTGAAGAGCATTCGAAGTTCACCCAGTAAAACCTTACACAGGAATCTACCAATGACTTTGGAAGCcctagtaaaatatttttcctgttgctgaTCCGCATCTAGACTGCCAGTATAGCTAGACTTAATTGGTCACTCAGTGTGTGGTGTTTTGGCTGGATCTGTTTGTAATTTGGACATGTTTCCTCATCTGAGGTGACTGTATAGGATCACTTCAAATACAGTGGATAGAAATAGTACTTCTAGGatgcaaataatattttgtattttagagtTCTGTTAGAGTGAGAAAATCTGCCCTTTTAAGTACCTGTTTCTTTTCAATGATGGAGCAAATTGTTTTGTAAACTTAACCTTGTCAGGTGCTATGGAACAAACTTCTAATAATGTAAAAGGCTTTTAcaaaaaagggatatttttgtCACAATAGacctctgtttttgtttggatattatttttaataaggctttttaattaagaatttgTCTTAAACATGAAATTAATCTTTGGTAAATGATAAACCTTTGTCTTTCATTATTTGTAGATAAGAATACAGGGgaacttcttttgaaaaatgcctCTCAGGACTATTCTGGTACATACAGTTGTGTTGCCTCAAACAGAGTTGGCACGGATGAATGTTTTGTTGACCTGAATGTCACCCCTCGTAAGTGTTTGCTGTATAATAGtcacataattttttttttttttgtattttaaagagctAAATGTTGTTTCTCTGACCTCCTGAAAGGAAAACTCTATTGTGCCACTGATAGTTGCTATTTTGTCTAGTCTTCCCAAatgctgggggtgggggtgggttTGAAGCATTCCCTCTATGATTCAGTGATACTCTTAGCCTGGACATGGGGAAACATGCTCTTTTTAAAGTTGACTTAAGAAAAAAGAGTTATGTAGTTGTGTAAATCTGACCTTTAACAATTAATATTGTAATTTTTCTATTCTAGCTATCAATACAGCTGGATTAATTGCTGGAGCTATTGTAGGAACGCTGCTGGGGCTCTTTTTACTGgcttttcttgtcttctgttgCTGTaagaaacacagagagaagaaatatgagaaagaaGTACATCATGATATTAGGTAATGACATAGCTCTAACTTCTGAGCAGTATTATTTGAAAACTATCTTTTAAAGCATCTTAAAGTGTATAAGATGATTAAGAATTCTGTTTTAACTTGGAAAGCCTTAACATAATAGCTGATCTGAGAACCTTTTTGTTTTGGATATTGTATAGATAGTCATGTGTATCTAGTAACAATTTTGAAGGTGAtgaatttttgaatatttctaaaCTTAAtgagtgagatttttttttctggctactCTATCAGAATAAGGAGAAACAAACTGAAAGTTGTTTTGTAAGTACTCAAATACTAATATTGACTGAAATATTGTTGAGTTCTccaactattctttttttctttcccttctccagagaaGACGTTCCACCTCCAAAAAGCCGCAGTTCAACAGCCCGCAGCTACATAGGCAGCAATCGTTCTTCTCTAGGTTCAATGTCTCCCTCCAATATGGAAGGATATACCAAAACTCCATATAGTCAAGTCCCAAGTGAAGACTTTGAACGTACTACTGGTCAAAATCCAAGCTTTGCACCTCCAAAGGTAGCTGCACCTAATTTAAGTAGAATGGGTGCTGTCCCTGTGATGATTCCAGCACAAAGCAAAGATGGGTCCATAGTATGAAATGTTATTAATTTAAATCCTGTTTTTAAAGGTTCATTATAAGTATTAGAGAAAAACTACCTTGTTCCATTGCTCACTTAAAGAATGGCATGCAATTTTCCGTgaggaaaatgaacaaattaGTTTGAAAAGCCaataattttcccttttaatttcTAACGTACTAGTATATAACAGTCAAACCATTTGCTAAAAGCACTGAAGATCCTTTATTGGATACTGAAGGTATTTTGACTCAAGTAGGTTGCTGAAGAGACAAGATCAGCTAATATGCAGTTCTGAATATGAAACAGACACACTTGAAGCATTTTGTATATAGGATATGAAGTTCCTCAGAGTCCTTGAAACTTTATCTTCAGTTTTGGAATAACAGAAATATCTTGCCTTTACCATTTTCTGGTGAAGTTGCAGCTGGTTGAAGTACTTAAAATGACTTGGAATTGTGTTTAGTTTCAGTATTTATGCAGTTCCTTGACTTGATAATGTTTGGAGCACTTGAGcccttatttctttctttctgactgATTCAGTTAACTTTAATGAATCTGTCTAAGTTTAAAATTTCAGTGAGTAGAAATGTGACAGGAGGCCTTGCATGTTCTTTGAAATCTCAATTTTAGTGTAATATCTGACATGACTAGAACTAGTTGCTAACTTAACACTAATATTATCTTGTGTAAGAGGTCTTACCTGGTTGTTGCTAATGGTATCCAAACTTTAAAGTCTATATTTTATTGTCACATTAAGAATGAATAGTATCTCAATACAgatcttaaaatgcaaaataccaTTAACTTTTCTAAAGCCTGCTTAAATTCTAAAGCAGTgctcttattttttccaaacaattaTCTAGAAGCTCTGTGgagttttaatgaaatatgttAAGTAAATTGTATTTGATATGTGTCCTCTTAGATCCTTacatcatttcagaaaatctttttccaGATACATACAAGTAGTATTTAGCCTTCTGTTAAGACACTAacacaatttttatttgaacttGCAAGGAGTTAGAAGTTTGCCTCTCCTTGCCTCTTCAAAAacctaaatatttattaatggaCCCTTTGACTTTAATATTAGTTTCATGCAACCAGAATCTTGGAGAATCTAGTTATCCAGAACTGTTGATACGAATTTAGTGTTTCAagacttcatttaaaacaaaaaaaaatgccttttttagttttataaaaCTTACAGCGTTACAGGAGAAATAGAATGATTCCTTATCTTAGTTTCACACTTTGCTTGAGGACTTTTGATATCTTATGATGACTGATATTATATACATGTGGAAGTTGAATTTGAAGTTTAGTGCAGGTTGAGTATCTGTAGATGTctgtctttcctcctccttcctatTTTTGCTCACATCCTTCCTGTCttgtggaaaaataataaaaataaagagccCCTTCAACTTATTTCAGCTATAGATGTTAATCTGCCCAGTATTTTGGAAAACTCTAAAGGAGTGTAGTACGTGGCACTGATGTTGAGGAAGGAAATGTCTGAATAACCTATTAAAAGATGTTAGGTTTATTTGTATTTACCAACAGCATGAGATGAAAAAATTGCCCTGAACTTCTAGGTTTAGTGTCTGCTTTCTTGTAGCTGCTTAGATCTGTGACAAAATCTTTGGCATATTACTAAATGTCTGTTGTAGCTGTAGTTAGGTGCACAATTTTTGGCTGACACTACTAATGTAGGGAACATACCTTTCATACTGATTTTAGAGACTTGAATGGCTACTAAGTATTCTAGACTTacaatttttcatatttggaCTTTTTTAGATTGTAAACTGATACTGTTAgtgttcagatatttttatctttcatgTGTGCCTTTTCAATAAACTTTGCCTGATTGTAACTCCAGTTTTAATGAAATCTCTGGTGCCTAAAATTACTGTCTGGACAGGTGCTTAGACGATGGTACAGGTTTTTAAAACATGACACTGTGATCTAATTTCTTTATTCTATGTATGGTTTATACCTCTTCATGCCAATTTTTGGATGTGACTTCAGTGGCTCTCTGTATCATTCTGTACTTCAAAATGTCAGTTGCTTCTTCAATTTCTAGATGTGATCTAAGTGTTTATATTCCCGAAAACTGTTCATTCGTTCTATCAGTGAAATGGATAACTGGCTCTTACTTACGTGATAAATAATAGCTTAGTAACTGTGCCAAACATGCTTATGAAGAACAGTAGATGGAGACATCTTCTTGCATTCAATTAATATGATGAAGGTTTGAGATTTAATATATATTGGTTGATTGTTTACCTTGAAACAAAGACCTCCCTTAATTGAAAGGGTATGGTTATTTGGATTGTAAATACAGGTTATATACAAAACTAGAACTGAATCACGGACCAAGAGATAGCTATAGACCTAAGCAGCAAGGTAAGAAACCTACTGAGGTTGATTTTTAACCATCTGTGGGCACATGTGGAATGAGCTTTTTAGTGCTTACCTGACTGAAAGCACAAGGTCTCAGGTCAA encodes:
- the CXADR gene encoding coxsackievirus and adenovirus receptor isoform X2, with the translated sequence MAFRESLQLLSSGFGLTGSLSITSADQSMFEKAQGEKVTLPCTFVLSEEDEGPLDIEWVLIPADNQKKEQIIIMYAVDRIYNHYYAAMTGRMQFTNPDPRSGDGSLDILNLKSADTGTYQCKVKKAPGVQSQKIQLTVLVKPARTKCSIEGSQEIGNDIILKCTSQEGSPLLSYDWRRTAGTQELPATSMLNKNTGELLLKNASQDYSGTYSCVASNRVGTDECFVDLNVTPPINTAGLIAGAIVGTLLGLFLLAFLVFCCCKKHREKKYEKEVHHDIREDVPPPKSRSSTARSYIGSNRSSLGSMSPSNMEGYTKTPYSQVPSEDFERTTGQNPSFAPPKVAAPNLSRMGAVPVMIPAQSKDGSIV
- the CXADR gene encoding coxsackievirus and adenovirus receptor isoform X3; the encoded protein is MEPPLLALVLLCCAGLTGSLSITSADQSMFEKAQGEKVTLPCTFVLSEEDEGPLDIEWVLIPADNQKKEQIIIMYAVDRIYNHYYAAMTGRMQFTNPDPRSGDGSLDILNLKSADTGTYQCKVKKAPGVQSQKIQLTVLVKPARTKCSIEGSQEIGNDIILKCTSQEGSPLLSYDWRRTAGTQELPATSMLNKNTGELLLKNASQDYSGTYSCVASNRVGTDECFVDLNVTPPINTAGLIAGAIVGTLLGLFLLAFLVFCCCKKHREKKYEKEVHHDIREDVPPPKSRSSTARSYIGSNRSSLGSMSPSNMEGYTKTPYSQVPSEDFERTTGQNPSFAPPKYDIAHKIGDITVV
- the CXADR gene encoding coxsackievirus and adenovirus receptor isoform X1 encodes the protein MEPPLLALVLLCCAGLTGSLSITSADQSMFEKAQGEKVTLPCTFVLSEEDEGPLDIEWVLIPADNQKKEQIIIMYAVDRIYNHYYAAMTGRMQFTNPDPRSGDGSLDILNLKSADTGTYQCKVKKAPGVQSQKIQLTVLVKPARTKCSIEGSQEIGNDIILKCTSQEGSPLLSYDWRRTAGTQELPATSMLNKNTGELLLKNASQDYSGTYSCVASNRVGTDECFVDLNVTPPINTAGLIAGAIVGTLLGLFLLAFLVFCCCKKHREKKYEKEVHHDIREDVPPPKSRSSTARSYIGSNRSSLGSMSPSNMEGYTKTPYSQVPSEDFERTTGQNPSFAPPKVAAPNLSRMGAVPVMIPAQSKDGSIV
- the CXADR gene encoding coxsackievirus and adenovirus receptor isoform X4 yields the protein MFEKAQGEKVTLPCTFVLSEEDEGPLDIEWVLIPADNQKKEQIIIMYAVDRIYNHYYAAMTGRMQFTNPDPRSGDGSLDILNLKSADTGTYQCKVKKAPGVQSQKIQLTVLVKPARTKCSIEGSQEIGNDIILKCTSQEGSPLLSYDWRRTAGTQELPATSMLNKNTGELLLKNASQDYSGTYSCVASNRVGTDECFVDLNVTPPINTAGLIAGAIVGTLLGLFLLAFLVFCCCKKHREKKYEKEVHHDIREDVPPPKSRSSTARSYIGSNRSSLGSMSPSNMEGYTKTPYSQVPSEDFERTTGQNPSFAPPKVAAPNLSRMGAVPVMIPAQSKDGSIV